GCTCGAGGCCGACCTGCGCGAGCTTGGTCCGCGCGCGTGTGCGCATTTCCCCCTCGGGCAAGTCGGTGTGCCGGCGCAGCGGGAACATCACGTTCTCGCCAACGGTGATCGAGTCGAACAGCGCCGCATTCTGGAACAAGAAGCCGATACGCTTGCGGGCGCGCGCGAGGTCGCGGGTCTCCAGCCTGCTGACCTCCTCCTCTTCGACGAAGACCCGGCCGCTGTCCGGCTTGATCAGCCCGACGATGTGCTTGAGCGTCACGCTCTTGCCGGTGCCGCTGCGTCCGACGATCGCGGCACAGTGGCCCGCCGGCACCTCCAGCGATAGCTCCTGCAGCACACGAAAGCTGCCAAAGGCCTTCGACACGCGGTCGAGCCGAACCGCCGGCACCGTGGCGCTCAAAACCCTGCCCCCCCTGGGAACAGAAACTCAATCAGACGCACGAGCAGCACGTTGACGACGATCAGCAGGACCGA
The Luteitalea sp. genome window above contains:
- a CDS encoding ATP-binding cassette domain-containing protein; its protein translation is MSATVPAVRLDRVSKAFGSFRVLQELSLEVPAGHCAAIVGRSGTGKSVTLKHIVGLIKPDSGRVFVEEEEVSRLETRDLARARKRIGFLFQNAALFDSITVGENVMFPLRRHTDLPEGEMRTRARTKLAQVGLERDFDKMPAELSGGMRKRAGLARAMALDPPILLVDEPSAGLDPITSDEIDRLLLSLKQEMGTTIVLVTHHMMSARMLGDELIFIDGGRVLARGTAEALERSAHAMVRKFLETQGGG